The following proteins are encoded in a genomic region of Dasypus novemcinctus isolate mDasNov1 chromosome 3, mDasNov1.1.hap2, whole genome shotgun sequence:
- the LOC101438196 gene encoding olfactory receptor 4S2-like: MEVANNVTEFIFLGLSQEPATQLTFFALFLLVYIVIMVGNLLILLTVFSDPRLHTPMYFFLSNLSFVDIAYSSATAPKMIADFVSEKKTISYWGCVTQMFTFHFFGCAEIFILTVMAFDRYAAICQPLRYSTIMSAKMCAVLAAVSWLGALGHSFVQTFLTFQLPFCNAQVIDHYFCDVHPVLKLACADTTLVNMLVIANSGSISLVCFLILLASYTAILFSLRKRSAESRRKALSTCGTHLTVVTFFFVPCMFIYLRPSTTFPLDKAVSVFYTTITPMLNPLIYTLRNEDVKNAMKRLWDRKVSLREKQKDSLS, from the coding sequence ATGGAAGTGGCTAACAATGTCACTGAGTTTATATTCTTGGGACTCTCCCAAGAACCTGCCACGCAGCTAACGTTCTTTGCTCTCTTTCTGCTCGTCTACATCGTGATCATGGTGGGAAATCTGCTCATCTTGCTCACAGTATTTTCCGATCCCCggctccacacacccatgtatttcttcctcagtaacCTATCCTTTGTGGACATCGCCTACTCCTCAGCCACGGCACCCAAGATGATTGCAGACTTTGTTTCTGAGAAGAAAACCATTTCCTACTGGGGCTGTGTGACTCAGATGTTCACCTTCCACTTTTTCGGCTGCGCTGAGATTTTCATCCTGACGGTCATGGCTTTTGACCGATACGCTGCCATCTGCCAGCCTCTGCGTTACAGCACCATCATGAGCGCCAAGATGTGCGCCGTGCTGGCGGCAGTGTCCTGGCTGGGGGCCCTGGGCCATTCCTTCGTTCAGACCTTCTTGACCTTTCAACTGCCCTTCTGCAATGCTCAAGTCATTGACCACTACTTTTGTGATGTCCACCCAGTCCTAAAACTTGCCTGTGCCGATACAACCCTGGTGAATATGTTGGTGATCGCCAACAGCGGTTCCATCTCCCTggtgtgtttcctcatccttttgGCCTCCTATACGGCTATTTTATTTAGCCTCCGGAAGCGGTCTGCAGAGAGCCGGCGCAAGGCCCTCTCCACCTGTGGAACGCATCTGACTGTGGtaactttcttctttgtcccttgtatgTTTATCTATCTCCGCCCATCCACGACCTTCCCGCTGGATAAGGCTGTGTCTGTGTTCTATACAACCATCACCCCAATGCTCAACCCACTCATCTACACGCTGAGGAATGAGGATGTGAAGAATGCCATGAAGCGACTATGGGATCGCAAGGTCTCCTTGAGGGAAAAGCAGAAGGATAGTTTGTCATAA